A single genomic interval of Sporosarcina sp. ANT_H38 harbors:
- a CDS encoding ECF transporter S component, producing the protein MNSTKRNSNSSTFDLIQTSMLVALVFVATLLINIKLPISPNGGLVHLGTGMLFIISILFGPKKGAIAGAVGMGLFDLISGWTLWAPFTIVARGLQGYIVGKIAWSNGRQGNSFTFNLLATISSIPFMLGIYYICERVLFGSWVIPVASIPGNLIQNIVGICVAIPVCVVLKKVPVLNRNYKK; encoded by the coding sequence ATGAACTCTACGAAAAGGAATTCAAACTCAAGTACTTTTGATTTAATTCAAACATCAATGTTAGTTGCACTTGTATTCGTTGCAACCCTCTTAATAAATATTAAACTACCTATATCACCAAACGGCGGTTTGGTTCATCTGGGGACAGGCATGCTATTTATAATATCCATCTTATTTGGTCCTAAAAAAGGAGCAATTGCCGGTGCTGTTGGTATGGGGTTATTTGATTTAATATCTGGTTGGACATTGTGGGCACCTTTTACGATTGTAGCTCGAGGCTTACAAGGATATATAGTTGGAAAAATCGCCTGGTCGAATGGCCGCCAAGGAAACAGCTTTACATTTAATCTACTAGCTACCATTAGTTCGATTCCCTTTATGTTAGGCATCTATTATATTTGTGAACGAGTTTTATTCGGTAGTTGGGTTATACCAGTGGCCTCAATTCCCGGGAACCTCATTCAGAATATTGTAGGTATCTGTGTAGCCATTCCGGTTTGTGTTGTACTAAAAAAAGTTCCCGTTTTAAATAGAAACTATAAAAAGTGA
- a CDS encoding alpha/beta hydrolase has product MSKIRINWKRLLVLFVAVFLMIQIIGSFFFYELAVKRGPKEFLQKNTDLEVSDQTMELFLNGNWIDWVAAQKFERLTLTSRDGLKLSGYYLPASTPTDKLVILNHGYLGNAKQMGLFGQHYHSDLNYNIFMPDARGHGESEGDYYGFGWPDRLDLIDWTNLLVKKIGPDTKVAYHGLSMGAATVLMASGEDEIPHQVKAIIADSPYESVYQLLAYQMNRMFHLPAFPLLDSTSVLTKIRAGYSFREASVLNAVKKTDVPILYIHGESDTFVPTKMAENLYQHTSSDAEIMLVPNANHGESFALDEDKYKRTMDQFLNRYIDLN; this is encoded by the coding sequence ATGAGTAAGATTCGAATCAATTGGAAGAGGCTACTTGTTCTTTTTGTTGCTGTTTTCTTGATGATCCAAATCATAGGGAGCTTCTTTTTTTATGAGTTAGCAGTCAAGCGGGGACCGAAAGAGTTCCTGCAGAAGAATACAGATTTAGAAGTGTCAGATCAGACAATGGAACTTTTTTTAAATGGAAATTGGATAGATTGGGTTGCTGCTCAAAAATTTGAACGACTTACTTTAACATCACGCGACGGACTTAAACTGTCAGGTTACTATTTGCCCGCATCCACGCCAACAGATAAATTGGTCATTTTAAATCATGGCTATTTAGGAAATGCGAAGCAGATGGGGCTATTTGGACAGCATTATCATAGCGATTTGAATTACAACATTTTCATGCCTGATGCACGGGGGCATGGAGAGAGTGAGGGGGATTATTATGGATTCGGCTGGCCTGATCGGCTCGATTTGATTGATTGGACTAACTTATTGGTGAAAAAGATTGGGCCTGATACGAAAGTGGCCTACCATGGTTTATCGATGGGGGCGGCGACTGTCTTGATGGCTAGTGGGGAAGACGAAATTCCTCACCAGGTCAAGGCTATTATAGCGGACAGTCCTTATGAATCTGTCTATCAATTATTGGCGTATCAAATGAATCGGATGTTTCACTTGCCGGCATTTCCACTGTTAGATAGCACAAGTGTGTTAACGAAGATCAGAGCAGGTTATTCATTCAGGGAAGCAAGTGTACTGAATGCAGTGAAGAAGACGGATGTCCCAATCCTGTATATTCATGGGGAAAGCGATACATTTGTACCAACGAAGATGGCAGAGAATTTGTATCAGCATACGTCAAGTGATGCGGAAATTATGCTTGTCCCGAATGCGAATCATGGTGAATCATTTGCATTGGACGAAGACAAATATAAAAGGACAATGGATCAATTTCTTAATCGTTATATTGATTTAAATTAG